Below is a genomic region from Hevea brasiliensis isolate MT/VB/25A 57/8 chromosome 3, ASM3005281v1, whole genome shotgun sequence.
GTAGCATGGCAGGAGTTTGCAGCTCTTTGAGGGATAGGTGCACAAGTGATCATCTGTGGAAGAAACACCTAAAGCAGAAATGGGGTAGGCTAATTGGCGATGCTGCTTTTAGGGAATGGCAATGTCATATAGCTTCAAGAAAGAGGCCAGGCCTTGTGGACCAAAGCAATCAAAAGGGTTTCTTAAGATCTCTTGGTACTGTGTGGTCATTTTCTTGGATTAAACCAAAGTTTGAAACTAGAAACAAGCCAAGTACTTCTTTACCAGTTGATTCAATCATGGCTATGTATCTCTCTCTTGAAAGAGGCAAATTCTGGTTCCCAGCTCAGGTCTATAACCGTGAGGTAATTGGCTGCAAACGCACAGTTCTGATCGTAACTCTGCACTTCTCTAAcgattttattcctttttttaaaTTACCTTTATCTGAGAAATTAATGAGTTTTTATGTTTTTGGTTGCAGAATGGACATGTTGGGTTTTTGCTTTCCTGTTATGATGCTCAAATAAGTTATGATTCCAAGACAGACACATTTCAGGCAAGGTATATAAAGGAAATTACTTTCTTCAAATAATTTATACCTATGTGTGGTGTAAAAATTAGAAAAGACATTGGGGTTGAATTTGATGTTGAAGATCACATATATTAAGCAGAGTCCTCTGCTGATACTGATTCGCAGGTATTCTCCTTACGGACGGCGAATGATAGAGGAAAGCATACACAGGGATAGGCTAAGAGCACCACCTGTTGATACTCCTGCACATGATCTTCACATTTCTGACTGTTTAAATGACTTGAAACCTGGTGATCATATTGAGATTCAATGGAGAAGAAGCAAAGAATTTCCTTATGGTATGTTCTCAATCTCGACCATGGAAAAATTCTTGGCAAATTAACATGATTTTTACTTGGAGGGTTGAGTTCAATTTCCTTGATTAAGCAGGTTGGTGGTATGCTAC
It encodes:
- the LOC110670059 gene encoding F-box protein At2g26850 isoform X1, translated to MLFLLIFFFSFVFFFKSFPFKPPPPPMNSVWRLLLSPLFWEQLSGFLVSWFHKDWLSIGVYQVPMKMPQKKINLGLKQAANAEEESPSLLDLPELTLECILERLSPSGLCSMAGVCSSLRDRCTSDHLWKKHLKQKWGRLIGDAAFREWQCHIASRKRPGLVDQSNQKGFLRSLGTVWSFSWIKPKFETRNKPSTSLPVDSIMAMYLSLERGKFWFPAQVYNRENGHVGFLLSCYDAQISYDSKTDTFQARYSPYGRRMIEESIHRDRLRAPPVDTPAHDLHISDCLNDLKPGDHIEIQWRRSKEFPYAGWWYATVGHTEACDVNENHCPCQYNDMVALEFNQYSPGSRWRRTIINRKEHREEGNEADGFYGGIRKLYKEEEISTWKRLWPRQVFE
- the LOC110670059 gene encoding F-box protein At2g26850 isoform X2, with amino-acid sequence MLFLLIFFFSFVFFFKSFPFKPPPPPMNSVWRLLLSPLFWEQLSGFLVSWFHKDWLSIGVYQVPMKMPQKKINLGLKQAANAEEESPSLLDLPELTLECILERLSPSGLCSMAGVCSSLRDRCTSDHLWKKHLKQKWGRLIGDAAFREWQCHIASRKRPGLVDQSNQKGFLRSLGTVWSFSWIKPKFETRNKPSTSLPVDSIMAMYLSLERGKFWFPAQVYNRENGHVGFLLSCYDAQISYDSKTDTFQARYSPYGRRMIEESIHRDRLRAPPVDTPAHDLHISDCLNDLKPGDHIEIQWRRSKEFPYGWWYATVGHTEACDVNENHCPCQYNDMVALEFNQYSPGSRWRRTIINRKEHREEGNEADGFYGGIRKLYKEEEISTWKRLWPRQVFE